One region of Sulfurisphaera ohwakuensis genomic DNA includes:
- a CDS encoding ABC transporter permease, whose translation MKVKDLFWIAFLSFFSNKVVSILIILVVAIATGVSVTLVSQTQGLINTVEQDVLYLGPNTVLVENAGNVNIINGHEIQLNSTLINYFSKIPHVKEVYPVVCITGSMDLSGYKRNITIIGISNYSILGDYDIVYGKLATSANAGIMLPYTLFKSFDLVGKEAELNISGHIIKLRITGIINYSTIQLLDFTISSKDVIIPLSILQDSLGISQYKLVVIKVDNPVYDNFVTSYIKTFLGPTVIVQGVGFQGISVAIYYSNLLIISAEQLAQAYLKSININQGLSQFISIIADVISVASITLVLTLSTFSQVKDIGIFRTLGMKRKDIAVEKLIEALYGGLIGSLIGTSLSILFGGYIHVFSSAFSYTPIFSSKELVELFSLGVITALLGSIYPIVWIIKLTPVETIRRGEM comes from the coding sequence AAAGTAGTATCAATACTCATAATTTTGGTAGTGGCAATAGCTACTGGAGTCTCAGTAACTCTTGTTTCACAAACTCAAGGCCTCATAAATACTGTAGAACAAGATGTCTTGTATTTAGGTCCTAATACTGTACTTGTGGAGAATGCAGGAAATGTAAACATAATTAACGGTCACGAAATACAGCTCAACTCAACACTAATAAACTATTTCAGTAAAATACCCCACGTTAAGGAAGTATATCCAGTAGTATGCATAACTGGAAGCATGGACTTGTCTGGCTACAAGAGGAATATAACTATAATAGGGATTTCAAATTACAGTATTTTAGGAGACTACGATATAGTATACGGAAAGCTAGCTACATCAGCAAATGCTGGAATAATGCTTCCCTATACACTTTTTAAATCCTTTGACTTAGTTGGAAAGGAAGCAGAGCTAAACATCTCTGGACACATTATTAAACTCAGGATTACAGGAATAATAAATTACTCTACTATACAACTGCTAGATTTCACAATTTCTTCTAAAGATGTTATTATTCCACTCTCGATTTTGCAAGACTCTCTTGGCATTAGTCAGTACAAGTTAGTTGTAATTAAAGTAGATAACCCGGTTTATGACAACTTTGTTACATCATATATAAAGACCTTCTTGGGCCCAACAGTTATAGTTCAAGGTGTAGGATTTCAAGGAATATCAGTTGCAATTTATTATAGTAACTTACTTATAATATCTGCAGAACAATTAGCACAAGCATATCTTAAAAGTATAAATATTAATCAAGGACTTTCTCAATTTATCAGTATAATTGCAGATGTGATATCAGTAGCATCGATAACTTTAGTTCTAACACTCTCAACTTTTAGTCAAGTTAAAGATATTGGAATATTTAGGACTTTAGGAATGAAGAGAAAGGATATAGCAGTAGAGAAGCTTATAGAAGCACTCTATGGCGGATTAATAGGCTCACTTATAGGAACAAGTTTGAGCATCTTATTTGGGGGATATATTCATGTGTTTTCATCTGCCTTTAGTTACACGCCAATTTTTTCGTCAAAGGAATTGGTGGAGTTATTTTCTTTAGGAGTTATTACTGCATTACTTGGAAGTATATACCCTATTGTATGGATAATTAAGTTGACTCCAGTAGAAACCATAAGGAGGGGTGAGATGTGA